From Camelina sativa cultivar DH55 chromosome 20, Cs, whole genome shotgun sequence, the proteins below share one genomic window:
- the LOC104768584 gene encoding protein IQ-DOMAIN 14-like, producing MAKRRSWFGWMKRLFICEAKAKAEKKPRRLRWVFRRLKLRQQIATCGQETRTLNEATQDQRKHAVNVAIATAAAAEAAVAAAKAAAEVVRMAGNAFTSQHFVKKRDPNLAAIKIQSAFRAYLARKALRALKALVRLQAIVRGRAVRRKVSALLKSSPSNKASTSSIIKRNTERKHWSKNNSEIKEELKVPKPLICNSKVECHGWDSSALTKEDIKAIWLRKQEGVIKRDRMLKYSRSNRERRSPHMLLESLYSKDMGMRSCRLEHWGESTSAKSINSFLIPSEMLVPTKVKLRTLQRQDSGDGQDSLFSFPRRSFSRLEQSVLEEESWFQRSNGFQPYMSVTESAREKMRSLSTPRQRLGLDSWFDNYKKDGDKVSLWSSFVCENSNTKKSSLTTCQHNC from the exons ATGGCGAAGCGGAGGTCTTGGTTTGGTTGGATGAAAAGACTATTCATCTGCGAGGCCAAAGCAAAAGCAGAGaag AAGCCAAGGAGATTGAGATGGGTGTTTAGAAGGCTGAAGCTGAGACAACAGATTGCAACTTGTGGGCAAGAGACAAGGACTTTGAACGAAGCAACACAGGATCAGAGAAAGCATGCTGTGAATGTAGCCATTGCCACTGCAGCAGCAGCTGAGGCGGCGGTTGCAGCCGCTAAGGCAGCTGCTGAAGTTGTCCGGATGGCGGGAAACGCCTTCACATCACAACACTTTGTCAAGAAACGCGATCCCAATTTGGCTGCTATCAAGATTCAGAGTGCCTTCAGGGCTTATCTG GCAAGGAAAGCGTTGCGGGCGCTGAAGGCACTCGTAAGGCTTCAAGCAATTGTGCGTGGCAGAGCTGTTAGGCGTAAGGTTTCTGCTTTATTGAAGTCTTCACCCTCAAACAAAGCTTCAACGTCAAGCATCATCAAGAGAAATACAGAGAGAAAGCATTGGTCCAAAAACAACTCTGAGATCAAAGAAGAACTTAAGGTACCAAAACCTTTGATCTGTAACTCAAAGGTCGAGTGCCATGGTTGGGACAGTAGCGCTCTCACAAAGGAAGACATCAAAGCCATATGGTTGAGGAAGCAAGAAGGTGTGATCAAGCGTGATCGTATGTTAAAGTACTCCCGCTCCAATCGG GAGAGAAGGAGTCCTCATATGCTTCTGGAGTCACTGTACAGTAAAGATATGGGGATGAGAAGCTGTAGATTGGAACATTGGGGCGAATCCACGTCTGCAAAATCCATAAACTCATTTCTCATTCCAAGTGAAATGCTTGTCCCTACAAAAGTGAAGCTTAGAACTCTGCAGAGACAAGACTCTGGTGATGGACAagactctttgttttctttcccgAGGAGATCTTTCAGCCGTCTGGAGCAGAGTGTACTGGAGGAGGAGAGCTGGTTTCAAAGATCCAACGGTTTCCAGCCTTACATGAGTGTAACAGAGTCTGCAAGGGAAAAGATGAGATCACTGAGCACACCGAGGCAACGTCTAGGGCTTGATTCTTGGTTTGATAACTACAAGAAGGATGGGGATAAAGTCTCTCTCTGGTCTTCTTTTGTCTGTGAAAATAGTAACACAAAGAAG
- the LOC104768585 gene encoding F-box protein At5g03970-like, giving the protein MSCSTRLKTNLGMRSDLSTHEVLNSNDAMCEVLLLLPPETIYQLILVSKRWLQIISSPYFRHTYLTKWKPTFQLIGFFVCSSMYLGRRQEGVRRPRAEPSLPLLSTSSIGDEIESSGVLKKLGYYIDSSNGLLLCGRHPKAYYLWDLSTQKQQQLPRPRVHFEELCMSLVTEDCPDKGLSYKVIRAECLGFTDNSTKVRVETFSSKTTTWSYSELTCPEPISLSSWTPGRVINGVVYWHATGGKIAIYDSNSEEKRIDVVKLPKTYDYDEQVLGETADGCLQYGWSTKSVMEVWKLEKIDNVLQWNLLFKLNFKTMWRKNPTEATRFNTRTKETQLLAFLNQKSDSVYIRCDTQIFVYDRETQRVEVVQYQGRKSAFVWEFCKVVPYFRRTWPSSPLFENNTMMIDTPQCNASSAGTN; this is encoded by the coding sequence ATGTCTTGTTCAACCAGGTTGAAAACCAATTTGGGGATGAGGTCTGATTTGAGTACTCATGAGGTTCTTAACAGTAACGATGCTATGTGTGAGGTTCTTCTCCTGCTTCCACCGGAAACAATCTACCAGCTCATCTTGGTCTCCAAGAGATGGCTTCAGATTATCTCCAGCCCATACTTCCGTCACACTTACTTAACCAAGTGGAAACCTACCTTTCAACTCATTGGCTTCTTCGTCTGCAGCTCTATGTACCTTGGAAGACGCCAAGAAGGTGTTCGTCGTCCTCGAGCTGAGCCATCCCTTCCTTTGCTCTCAACCAGCAGTATTGGTGATGAAATCGAATCCTCTGGTGTTCTGAAGAAGCTTGGTTACTACATCGACTCTTCAAACGGTCTTTTACTTTGTGGCCGCCATCCAAAAGCTTACTacttgtgggatttgagtacaCAGAAGCAGCAGCAACTTCCACGTCCTAGAGTTCATTTCGAGGAACTTTGTATGTCTTTGGTCACTGAGGATTGTCCTGATAAAGGGTTAAGCTACAAGGTGATCAGGGCTGAGTGTTTAGGCTTTACTGATAACAGTACAAAGGTCAGGGTAGAGACTTTTTCCTCGAAGACTACTACCTGGAGCTACTCAGAGCTTACTTGTCCTGAGCCTATATCTCTCAGTTCGTGGACTCCAGGGAGAGTGATCAACGGAGTTGTTTATTGGCATGCCACAGGAGGTAAAATTGCCATCTATGACTCGAACAGTGAGGAGAAGCGGATCGATGTGGTAAAGCTTCCGAAGACATATGACTATGATGAACAGGTTCTGGGTGAAACCGCTGATGGGTGTTTACAATACGGATGGAGCACTAAGTCGGTAATGGAGGTGTGGAAGCTTGAAAAGATAGACAATGTGCTTCAGTGGAACCTTCTGTTTAAGCTAAACTTCAAGACGATGTGGAGGAAGAACCCAACAGAAGCTACAAGATTCAACACTCGGACTAAAGAAACACAGCTGCTCGCGTTCCTCAATCAGAAGTCGGATTCGGTTTACATCAGATGTGATACACAAATTTTCGTCTACGACAGAGAGACTCAAAGGGTCGAAGTAGTTCAGTACCAAGGACGTAAGTCGGCATTCGTTTGGGAGTTCTGCAAAGTCGTGCCTTACTTTCGCCGCACTTGgccttcttctcctctgtttgAAAACAATACCATGATGATCGACACTCCTCAATGCAACGCCTCTTCCGCAGGAACTAACTAA